Proteins co-encoded in one Ictalurus punctatus breed USDA103 chromosome 18, Coco_2.0, whole genome shotgun sequence genomic window:
- the mettl27 gene encoding methyltransferase-like protein 27 isoform X2: MADTRTFEDVRNTVLSAHKNTGSEEKVTFYNTWAESYEQDTAILDYRAPFLAAECIASHFTSEKERAIILDVACGTGLVSRHLKKMGFRHFVGVDGSEKMLNLATKTGLYQELKQCMLCQDPLPVQDESYDVVVIVGALSIGQVPVTIIKELWQATKPGGYVCMTTRGNADNLEYKAELEGVIRAMKEEKKWSRVAVTVVDKWEKAVSEHEFGYIPGVVYLYQKAH; encoded by the exons ATGGCAGATACCAGGACTTTTGAGGATGTGAGGAATACAGTTCTTTCAGCCCATAAAAATACAGGGTCCGAGGAGAAGGTTACGTTCTATAACACTTGGGCTGAAAGCTATGAACAG GATACTGCAATATTGGACTACCGTGCTCCTTTTTTAGCTGCAGAATGCATTGCTTCACACTTCaccagtgagaaagagagagctaTTATTCTGGATGTGGCATGTGGGACAGGGCTGGTCTCCAGACAT CTGAAGAAAATGGGGTTTCGTCACTTTGTGGGAGTGGATGGAAGCGAGAAAATGTTGAATCTGGCCACAAAAACAGGCCTTTATCAGGAGCTTAAGCAGTGCATGCTGTGTCAGGATCCCTTGCCTGTTCAAGATG AGTCATATGATGTTGTAGTCATTGTGGGAGCTCTGAGTATTGGGCAGGTACCAGTGACAATCATCAAGGAGCTCTGGCAAGCCACCAAGCCAG GTGGCTATGTGTGCATGACTACAAGAGGGAATGCTGATAATCTCGAGTACAAAGCAGAGCTGGAAGGTGTGATTCGAGCaatgaaggaagaaaagaaatggaGTCGTGTAGCTGTCACTGTAGTGGACAAGTGGGAGAAAGCGGTGTCTGAACATGAGTTTGGGTACATACCTGGAGTCGTTTATCTCTATCAGAAAGCTCATTAA
- the mettl27 gene encoding methyltransferase-like protein 27 isoform X1, whose protein sequence is MCHDLHIMADTRTFEDVRNTVLSAHKNTGSEEKVTFYNTWAESYEQDTAILDYRAPFLAAECIASHFTSEKERAIILDVACGTGLVSRHLKKMGFRHFVGVDGSEKMLNLATKTGLYQELKQCMLCQDPLPVQDESYDVVVIVGALSIGQVPVTIIKELWQATKPGGYVCMTTRGNADNLEYKAELEGVIRAMKEEKKWSRVAVTVVDKWEKAVSEHEFGYIPGVVYLYQKAH, encoded by the exons ATGTGCCATGACTTACATA TAATGGCAGATACCAGGACTTTTGAGGATGTGAGGAATACAGTTCTTTCAGCCCATAAAAATACAGGGTCCGAGGAGAAGGTTACGTTCTATAACACTTGGGCTGAAAGCTATGAACAG GATACTGCAATATTGGACTACCGTGCTCCTTTTTTAGCTGCAGAATGCATTGCTTCACACTTCaccagtgagaaagagagagctaTTATTCTGGATGTGGCATGTGGGACAGGGCTGGTCTCCAGACAT CTGAAGAAAATGGGGTTTCGTCACTTTGTGGGAGTGGATGGAAGCGAGAAAATGTTGAATCTGGCCACAAAAACAGGCCTTTATCAGGAGCTTAAGCAGTGCATGCTGTGTCAGGATCCCTTGCCTGTTCAAGATG AGTCATATGATGTTGTAGTCATTGTGGGAGCTCTGAGTATTGGGCAGGTACCAGTGACAATCATCAAGGAGCTCTGGCAAGCCACCAAGCCAG GTGGCTATGTGTGCATGACTACAAGAGGGAATGCTGATAATCTCGAGTACAAAGCAGAGCTGGAAGGTGTGATTCGAGCaatgaaggaagaaaagaaatggaGTCGTGTAGCTGTCACTGTAGTGGACAAGTGGGAGAAAGCGGTGTCTGAACATGAGTTTGGGTACATACCTGGAGTCGTTTATCTCTATCAGAAAGCTCATTAA